The genomic DNA CATCTTTGTCGTTGCCGGTGATTAATCACAAGAAGAGTGTCGGAAGGAGAGGAAGACTGAAAGGGAAATACGTGCCCTGACCCATTGAACAGGTGTAATGTTGgaaaagtgtgtgtgggttccCTTTAAACTGTCCCCCTGGTGCCGTTATGCGGTGACTACACATTTTCAAAACTTTTAGCTTAATATGCAAAAACAGCGCAAGCTTCGTGGGGgattaaaaactttttgcagccCCTCCCTAAGCCCCCACCAGCATATGGATAGGGCATTAGACGCTCTAAGGAAAATTAGCGTGTGGCTAACTGTACTTCCGCAGACTGGACACATAAGGGTATTGGTTAAATGTAGTGGAATAttcacaattaaaaattggaaagaaaaaatagtatataaaaatataaagaaaataacCTAGTATTCAACATTTCATACGTTTTTCATTCTAAAAACAAACGTAAGTATTCGCTTCGCATGGGCTACTTGATGGTGAAGTCTTTACCCataatgtatacatatgtatgtacattaaatACATACTTCATTATTAGCTATAAGCGATTTTTATTATTCGATCCTTATCAAATTTGACAGAATccaaaataaacgaaataaatggaaaatggtaaTAACTTAGAGCAGTATGAATATATGAAGTATTCATTGATAAACATATCGGTacaaatatgtgcatatgtacatacatatgtgtgtgtaaggTTATCTTAGATTCGACGCGCCAAAAATTACAGACTTAGACTTAGTTTTCAAGGGTGAAGTGCTTAAGGGGCTAGTTATTAGGTAGTAGATGATCTAAAATACCACCAGCAGGGTTTCGCGAAGCGATTGGCTGTTCAAATATTGATGGACCAAGTCCCGACGATATTGAAGGAAAAGTAATGGGATTAATAACAGTCCTTCCTGGCGGAAACATTTCATCAAATGTAGCGGTTTCCAGGATTTCGTTGGCCACATCCAAAAACTGTTTAGATAGACCACGCTCCAGACCAGGAATAATTTCATTCAGATATAATTCCTGATTGCTGTTGATGAGGGTGTTTCCCACTTCACCTAAAATCCGATCACCGTTGAAGAGGTTTTCTAAGTTTAACTTAAAGTCCTTAAATTGTATGCGCATGGTCATCTTGGTAAACTTTACATACTCCTTTCCGTTTTTCAAATAGCGAGTGCCACGCATTTTGACAAAAGCCTCTGCATTCTCTAATTGGCAATGGgtatcttttattttgagacatgtcctttttatttgcattgaatgTGAGAACTTACCAGCGTATCCCTGCATGTTTCCTCTTCCCTTTATATTCAAAAGCAGCAGATTTAGATGCATAGAATATTTGCCTTTAAAGTCTATGCGCGGGAGAGTTATCCAAAGATCGTAGGATATATCCACTGGTTTGGCACTgtaataaagaaaaacaagtTAATTGATGGACTTTTTTTTAGCAAAACCTTTTCTTACATTAAACGATCAATAACAAAATTGCTACCTCCTCTTGCCTCGAGCTGGATAAACGCAGCCTGGAACTGACTGCCTTGTCCGAGTTCTATGTTATCCAAAGACAAGGGCTCCAATGGTGGTGTCTTATAGCCATCTCCTAGATCCCCATGCATAAGTCGCGGCTTTATCTGGTACACTGCATTAATTATACAGCGCTCTATCTGAGGATCATCACGAATACATGGTATTATAGAAGAAGCTGTGAACgatataattaataatgaaatttaatttttgtttgaatgtattttttgAAAGAATTTGATGAACGAATTTTTGAATAAgtttcttggtttttgttttgcttctaaTCAACCTTGCAGGTGTAAAGCGAACGATTGTAAGCGAACGACATTGAATGTAATTTGAGACACTTAGTCAATAAAAATACCttcttatatatttatttagaaattGTCTTATAAATTTTTCCAAGTAATCACAGTTTCCCACCCAATACGTACACCTTGACACTTACGTAACTTGGCGCTAATCCAAGGACACAATGACAAcgacatcagcagcaacaccaaatTGTTGTAACACCAATTGCAGATCATTTTCGCACAAACTTGGAGTAGACCTGGTGATGTATAGGACCGTTGTTGTTGCGCTCGACCGATGGACTAACTATTCGTGAAGTCTTACACTGTGCTTTTCATTGTATTAAGCGAGGTGAACTTAAGTCTGTTTGGCGACATTCTCGACGCTTTTAAGGGGCGGCCAGCGGAAAGAAACCAGAGGCAAGCGACAAGGCGTAGATATATTTGTATCTATTGGAAATTAAGCTCACACGCCACCAACACTGTTCAGGGGCACGAGAGTTGCCGCCTCGCATGTAAagttatatttatgtagttttaagtgaattaaaacaaaactcaaGTTTCTGTTTTAATGCTGAATAACAAATGCAGGCAAATCAGCTGCGGaaatttgaataataaatttgaCTAACACCTCCGGGAGCGAAACACTCGACGCTTTACTTGATAAATATGTGCAAATATGGCACACAACTAGACCGAGCATCTAAATACATCAGTcggaaaaaatacaaaatgtttatattttttgatgcAAATGATCAATTGGCTAACGAAGCaaacaagagaaaaacaaaaagtgctTATGACAGCGGGAGGAATCCTAAGGCAAGACTATTTAAGGCCCTCCAACCCCCCAGTGACAAAACGGGAATATTTAATGAACGCAAGAGAACGCCCAAATGGAAAGATTCAAAaactttatattttatgaacTTGTATCGTACTTTAAATATTAACATTACTTTCCGTCGGCCAATCAAGCACCTTAAACTTGGCAGAtaatacacatgtatgtatgtatgtacaaggAAGGTACATTTGTTTGTCTAAGCATGCGAAATGGTGGCGAGTTCttaaaatgaaatgttaaaaaggaaatttaacagaatatatgtaaatacatacatatgaaattAAGTGCTTCGTTTAGCCGATAATCTAACGGAAAGCCTACAGTAATTGCGCACACTTTCAGCTCAATTCTAAAGTTACCTGGTCATAAAACCTGCCACGTATTTCGATGATTGACCccatgaaaaaaaaatcagttgGCAGACAGTCAGAAAATTCAGGTTCACATAACATCCCCTATCATacaacttttcttttattttttgccgttttcaagaaaataaaaacatcaaaTTTGTAACAAATTACATTTGATGCATGTAATAAAAATCTCGCACAGCTGGCCAACCGAAAATTCTCTctcatacaaaaaaaacgttCACACCGCGTTTTGGCCTAATTAAGTTTTGAAGTGCAATAAAATGATGGCTGGACCCAGCTATGATGTTGAGGGCGGGGTCAGTGGGAGCCACAGTCTCTATTGCGTGCGGGCATCAAATTTGCGCACAAGTACATAAAACACAAGCTAAAAAC from Drosophila subobscura isolate 14011-0131.10 chromosome E, UCBerk_Dsub_1.0, whole genome shotgun sequence includes the following:
- the LOC117890349 gene encoding protein takeout — translated: MICNWCYNNLVLLLMSLSLCPWISAKLPSSIIPCIRDDPQIERCIINAVYQIKPRLMHGDLGDGYKTPPLEPLSLDNIELGQGSQFQAAFIQLEARGGSNFVIDRLIAKPVDISYDLWITLPRIDFKGKYSMHLNLLLLNIKGRGNMQGYAENAEAFVKMRGTRYLKNGKEYVKFTKMTMRIQFKDFKLNLENLFNGDRILGEVGNTLINSNQELYLNEIIPGLERGLSKQFLDVANEILETATFDEMFPPGRTVINPITFPSISSGLGPSIFEQPIASRNPAGGILDHLLPNN